A window of the Leptospira brenneri genome harbors these coding sequences:
- a CDS encoding peptidoglycan DD-metalloendopeptidase family protein — MKNQRILLTSIFLIFLSLPVLSQNSLEEKDKQRQSGLVTTNQKKQEEILQKYNDFVNRIQNRFPGLKISSSPIDLKLAEGIADHNAAPGAKEKKSKSLSAIASDNFYLQLEPSKNPSAHASVKVKKGESLEVVMVLKEDVTAKSEKPHWVLVRTKSKQEGYVTQDLLSPNKPAVKSRNTEGLSLDLSTLSGRITETPNTSYNDSKKGKDLWVGASSLNMRGEPDVNAYVIARLPKGLKVKVETSSATEETIDGITSQWHQISSAYGNGWVFGGYLSSSEVVPYDVQPGEISFPQENPDELKIGEKRYVRSISLRMRDEPNDYGSVVSTIPGDEKIKIIDTKKEIETIGGVRSKWLYVSWNDEWEGWVFGGFVSKERGPLVDNDDISKYFQIPVDNDRYVSSNFGTRVDPVTGKQGAFHSGIDLPASIGTPIKAVSDGKVWRTITTSGGYGMLTILSHKNNIFTYYAHQNERQVKEGDSVRSGDIIGQVGNTGKSTGPHLHFEVRKGPDQQALDPDAYLPK; from the coding sequence ATGAAAAATCAGAGAATCCTTCTAACGTCTATTTTTCTAATCTTTCTATCTTTGCCTGTTCTTTCGCAGAATAGCCTCGAAGAAAAAGACAAACAAAGACAATCCGGTCTTGTCACGACAAACCAAAAGAAACAGGAAGAAATTTTACAAAAATACAATGACTTTGTAAATCGTATTCAAAACAGATTTCCTGGGCTCAAAATCTCCTCCTCCCCCATTGATTTAAAACTAGCAGAAGGAATCGCGGATCATAATGCAGCACCTGGTGCCAAAGAAAAAAAATCAAAATCATTATCAGCAATCGCTTCCGATAATTTTTACTTACAATTAGAGCCCTCTAAGAATCCATCCGCTCATGCCTCGGTGAAAGTAAAAAAAGGGGAATCTCTAGAAGTGGTGATGGTTTTAAAGGAAGACGTAACCGCAAAGTCCGAAAAACCTCACTGGGTACTGGTACGAACCAAATCCAAACAGGAAGGATATGTTACACAAGACCTGCTTTCACCAAACAAACCAGCAGTAAAATCCAGAAATACAGAAGGTTTATCTTTAGATCTATCGACCCTCTCTGGTAGAATTACAGAAACACCTAACACAAGCTATAATGATTCTAAAAAAGGAAAGGATCTATGGGTGGGTGCCAGTTCTCTCAATATGAGAGGGGAACCCGATGTCAATGCCTATGTAATTGCCAGATTACCAAAAGGCCTCAAAGTAAAAGTGGAAACATCAAGTGCTACCGAAGAAACCATTGATGGGATCACATCACAATGGCACCAAATTTCTTCTGCCTACGGAAATGGATGGGTATTTGGTGGTTATTTAAGTTCTTCAGAAGTTGTTCCTTATGATGTCCAACCTGGAGAAATCTCTTTCCCACAAGAAAATCCTGATGAATTAAAAATAGGAGAGAAACGATATGTTCGCTCCATCAGTCTAAGAATGAGAGACGAACCAAATGATTATGGTTCGGTTGTTTCAACCATTCCTGGAGATGAAAAAATCAAAATCATCGATACTAAAAAAGAAATAGAAACCATAGGAGGAGTTAGATCCAAATGGTTGTATGTTTCTTGGAATGATGAGTGGGAAGGTTGGGTATTTGGTGGATTTGTTTCCAAAGAACGAGGGCCTCTTGTGGATAACGACGACATTTCCAAATACTTTCAGATTCCAGTAGATAACGACCGTTATGTTTCCTCTAACTTTGGAACCAGAGTTGATCCCGTCACAGGGAAACAAGGAGCCTTCCACTCGGGAATTGATTTACCTGCATCGATTGGCACACCAATCAAAGCTGTCAGTGATGGGAAGGTATGGCGAACCATAACAACTAGCGGTGGTTATGGGATGTTGACAATCTTAAGCCATAAAAACAATATATTCACCTACTATGCTCACCAAAATGAACGCCAAGTAAAAGAAGGTGACAGTGTCCGTTCTGGTGACATCATTGGTCAGGTTGGAAATACCGGAAAATCAACCGGTCCACATTTACATTTTGAAGTTAGGAAAGGCCCTGACCAACAAGCATTGGATCCAGATGCCTATTTACCCAAATGA
- a CDS encoding alpha/beta hydrolase family esterase — MKILNILFVFILASSCMGFFRELAPNEKLDSIEIQNQKRTYIVHYPKGWNGSPIRLLVALHGRFGSGNSMIKQTKLDLLADRKGFIVVFPDGYKRSWADGRGNTPADENKINDITFIELLVKRLIAEGSVNPKEIFLVGHSNGGFMAQRLAVEKPELWKGVLSVAAQVSVFTLKRKLTLKSNPVSVGIMAGTEDPIVPFSGGYVRDGGEILSVEDSILRWKEWNSCKEPANQKTENYKEESTELKIDFIRYESCAENTKVGLIQLNGLGHSWPGETPMIPFIDQGKTTNVLDGSKLVWDFMESL, encoded by the coding sequence ATGAAAATTCTAAATATCTTATTCGTTTTTATTTTAGCTTCTTCTTGTATGGGATTTTTTCGAGAATTGGCTCCTAACGAAAAATTAGATTCAATTGAAATTCAAAATCAAAAAAGGACGTATATTGTACATTATCCCAAAGGTTGGAACGGATCACCAATACGATTACTCGTGGCATTACATGGCAGGTTTGGATCAGGAAATTCTATGATCAAACAAACGAAGTTGGATCTTTTAGCAGATAGGAAGGGTTTCATTGTTGTATTTCCTGACGGTTATAAAAGGAGCTGGGCCGATGGGAGGGGGAATACCCCTGCTGATGAAAACAAAATCAACGACATTACCTTCATTGAACTTTTGGTAAAACGATTGATTGCAGAAGGTTCGGTAAATCCCAAAGAAATTTTTCTGGTTGGGCATTCTAACGGCGGTTTTATGGCACAAAGATTGGCTGTAGAAAAACCTGAGTTATGGAAAGGAGTTCTAAGTGTGGCGGCCCAAGTTTCTGTTTTCACTCTTAAAAGAAAATTAACTTTAAAATCTAATCCTGTTTCTGTTGGTATTATGGCAGGGACAGAAGATCCTATTGTTCCATTTAGTGGAGGTTATGTGAGAGATGGGGGTGAAATTCTTTCTGTAGAAGACTCTATCTTAAGGTGGAAAGAATGGAATTCTTGTAAGGAACCTGCTAACCAAAAAACAGAAAATTATAAAGAAGAATCTACCGAACTAAAAATAGATTTTATTCGATATGAATCCTGTGCGGAAAATACTAAAGTTGGTTTGATCCAATTAAATGGTCTAGGACATAGTTGGCCTGGAGAAACTCCAATGATCCCTTTCATTGACCAAGGAAAAACAACAAATGTTTTAGATGGTTCTAAACTTGTTTGGGACTTTATGGAAAGCCTGTGA
- a CDS encoding DNA alkylation repair protein: MEPLKEMYSPDWVLELGNHLNQVDVRISPLEFQKQVFSSPWRDMELKQRIDRLSDVLIQNWPGPIAGIYPNIISLISNLREKGVADFNFPYIFLNDLVTKTGLDDFETSMKALEKITVFSSAEFAIRFFYKHHFDKTLKQMQKWSKHKEAFVRRLASEGSRPMLPWGIGIPEIKRNPEIHLSIIKTLWDDENEIVRRSVANHLNDISKLNPNLVLEFCEGKFGKSKELDKNLKHALRTLLKKGNKKALGFFSYNTKWKPAKIKLTLSKKEVKVGSSLEFEVFLEQTPKDKTKIRLEYKIGFLLSNGSYGHKVFQLGERVLLPKEKIKINKRHSFAPITTRVYYLGTQTISILLNGNEYQLQKFELKKEK; this comes from the coding sequence ATGGAACCTTTGAAAGAAATGTATTCCCCTGATTGGGTTCTCGAATTGGGAAACCACTTAAATCAAGTGGATGTGAGGATTAGTCCACTGGAATTCCAGAAACAAGTTTTTTCCTCCCCCTGGAGGGACATGGAATTAAAACAAAGGATAGACCGACTCTCTGATGTATTGATCCAAAATTGGCCCGGGCCAATTGCTGGTATTTATCCAAATATAATCTCATTAATTAGTAACCTTCGCGAAAAAGGGGTCGCTGACTTTAATTTCCCCTATATTTTTTTAAACGATCTTGTCACCAAAACTGGGTTAGATGATTTCGAAACTTCAATGAAGGCATTAGAAAAAATTACAGTTTTCTCTAGTGCTGAGTTTGCGATTCGTTTTTTCTATAAACACCATTTCGATAAAACTTTAAAACAAATGCAGAAATGGTCGAAACATAAAGAGGCTTTTGTCAGAAGGCTTGCAAGTGAAGGAAGTCGCCCTATGTTGCCATGGGGAATTGGGATTCCTGAAATCAAACGAAATCCCGAAATTCATTTATCGATAATCAAAACTCTTTGGGATGATGAAAATGAAATTGTCCGTAGAAGTGTTGCCAATCATTTGAATGATATATCTAAATTAAATCCAAATTTGGTTTTAGAATTTTGTGAGGGTAAATTCGGTAAATCAAAAGAGTTGGATAAAAATCTAAAACATGCATTGCGAACCCTTCTGAAAAAAGGAAATAAAAAGGCTCTAGGATTCTTTTCGTATAATACAAAATGGAAACCGGCCAAAATAAAACTTACTTTATCAAAAAAAGAAGTTAAGGTTGGAAGTTCACTTGAGTTTGAGGTTTTTCTTGAACAAACACCAAAAGATAAAACAAAAATAAGATTAGAATATAAAATTGGTTTTTTATTATCAAATGGTTCTTATGGCCATAAAGTATTTCAGTTAGGTGAAAGAGTTTTATTGCCAAAAGAAAAAATAAAAATAAATAAACGACATTCTTTTGCACCGATCACTACCCGAGTTTATTATCTAGGAACACAGACCATTTCCATTTTGCTGAATGGAAATGAATACCAATTGCAAAAATTTGAATTGAAAAAGGAAAAGTAG
- a CDS encoding ABC transporter substrate-binding protein has product MEKVTLHLKWFHQFQFAGYYTALEKGYYKEAGLDVELLESTVGVKGIHEKVIRSTGQYGVGSNELIQERYHGKPVVILAVIFQHSPSVLFFKKSSNIQSIHDLFGKRVMLTPRMLEIIAYLKKEGIDLKDLQILEHRFNPDDLISGRVDAYSGYATTQAYDFRKAGFPFVEYSPRVAGIDFYGDNFFTSEAEVREHPERVKAFREASLRGWHYAMSHQEEIVDLIYEKYSQKNSKEKLLFEAKQMTPLIQPVLVEIGYMNPGRWKHINDIYSELGMLPKNINLKGFIYDPNPPTNYDFVYYSFGVILFSLVVFGVIQRRRLNQKYAENLKKQVEVRTEELKHSNDYLQVLNQSSLNTLGELTEAQDRLLASEKLAVLGQLAAGMAHELNTPLGAIVSSNFSLSDFLNHKLNRSIDAIVGFNAEDSYRFHKVLEESLKNQTFIEGKTERSIKKELASKYVSIEKMNLYGEHMQLVLETGAFRLGDELIDLLESENSLKILEVVACISAAYRSNQIISVASEKATHVIKALKSYLVSEKDILHSNTNVDIIFEMETILSLYHYNLTKVTIVKSYLTDKKCKGNRDKLNQVWINLLNNALQAMAYNGILEIKIQCIDQWIKVSIIDSGIGISDSIKGKIFDPFFTTKPDGGGMGLGLDICKKIIRQMDGTIELEEVPRGACFSVCLPIADIN; this is encoded by the coding sequence ATGGAAAAGGTCACTCTCCATCTTAAGTGGTTCCATCAATTTCAATTTGCAGGTTATTATACAGCTTTAGAGAAAGGATATTATAAAGAAGCTGGGCTTGATGTAGAACTTCTGGAAAGTACAGTTGGAGTCAAAGGAATTCATGAGAAGGTCATTCGGTCTACAGGCCAGTATGGCGTCGGTAGTAATGAATTAATCCAAGAAAGATACCACGGAAAACCAGTAGTCATTCTTGCTGTTATCTTCCAACACTCGCCTTCTGTTTTGTTTTTTAAAAAGAGTTCAAATATCCAAAGCATTCACGATTTGTTTGGGAAACGAGTGATGTTGACCCCAAGAATGCTTGAAATTATTGCCTATTTAAAAAAAGAAGGAATTGATTTAAAAGACTTACAAATATTAGAGCACAGATTTAATCCTGATGATTTAATTTCAGGTAGAGTCGATGCATATTCTGGTTATGCAACGACTCAAGCTTATGATTTTAGGAAAGCAGGTTTCCCTTTTGTGGAATATTCTCCGAGAGTTGCGGGTATTGATTTTTATGGTGATAATTTTTTTACAAGCGAAGCGGAAGTTCGTGAACACCCAGAGAGGGTAAAAGCATTTCGAGAAGCAAGCCTTCGAGGTTGGCACTATGCGATGAGCCACCAGGAAGAAATTGTTGATTTGATTTATGAAAAGTATTCGCAAAAAAACTCGAAGGAAAAATTACTTTTTGAAGCAAAACAAATGACTCCGCTCATCCAACCAGTCCTTGTGGAAATTGGATATATGAATCCAGGACGGTGGAAACATATTAACGATATTTATTCTGAACTTGGAATGCTTCCTAAAAATATCAATCTAAAGGGATTTATCTATGATCCAAATCCACCAACTAACTATGATTTTGTTTATTATTCTTTTGGAGTCATTCTGTTTTCTTTAGTAGTATTTGGTGTGATTCAAAGAAGAAGATTAAATCAGAAATATGCAGAGAATCTAAAAAAACAAGTCGAGGTTAGAACCGAAGAATTAAAACATTCGAATGACTATCTGCAGGTTCTGAACCAAAGTTCGCTAAATACTCTTGGAGAATTAACGGAAGCACAAGATAGACTTCTTGCTTCAGAAAAATTGGCCGTTCTCGGTCAGTTGGCAGCCGGAATGGCCCATGAATTAAACACACCACTAGGAGCTATCGTTTCGTCGAATTTTTCACTTTCTGATTTTTTGAATCATAAATTAAACAGATCAATCGATGCCATTGTTGGGTTTAATGCTGAAGATTCTTATCGATTTCATAAAGTATTAGAAGAAAGTTTAAAGAATCAAACTTTTATTGAAGGAAAGACAGAACGTTCGATTAAGAAAGAGTTGGCTTCTAAATATGTATCCATTGAAAAAATGAATTTGTATGGAGAACATATGCAACTTGTTCTTGAAACGGGGGCTTTTCGTTTAGGTGATGAGTTAATTGATTTATTAGAAAGTGAGAATTCATTAAAAATCTTAGAAGTTGTTGCCTGCATTTCTGCAGCATATCGTTCGAATCAGATTATCTCTGTTGCTTCTGAAAAGGCAACACATGTGATAAAAGCTTTAAAAAGTTATTTGGTTTCCGAAAAAGATATTTTGCATAGTAATACGAATGTCGATATCATTTTTGAAATGGAAACTATCCTTTCTCTTTATCATTACAATTTAACTAAAGTAACAATCGTTAAATCTTATTTAACTGATAAAAAATGCAAAGGAAATAGAGATAAATTAAATCAAGTATGGATTAATTTATTGAATAACGCGTTACAAGCAATGGCTTACAACGGTATTCTAGAGATCAAAATTCAATGTATCGACCAGTGGATTAAAGTATCGATCATCGATTCTGGTATTGGTATTTCTGATTCCATTAAAGGAAAAATTTTTGATCCCTTTTTTACAACAAAACCAGATGGTGGTGGGATGGGGTTAGGTCTCGATATTTGTAAAAAAATCATTCGGCAAATGGATGGAACAATTGAATTAGAAGAGGTTCCTCGGGGTGCTTGTTTTTCAGTTTGTTTGCCTATTGCAGATATAAATTAA
- a CDS encoding SDR family oxidoreductase: MTVQKVAFVTGASRGIGLSISQMLVRSGYKVYGICKHPEKCDFKHDLFQLIGCDLSNSKEIDHLMNQQILEKKDISLLVHNAGLAYFAPVEELSSEKIREMVNLHITAPMLLTSHFTRILKQNQGRIIFIGSVAGKEISPWGNVYASLKAGIHHYARELFAELRKFGVKVHLIIPDITKTDFYNYLNFEPDDDPKSYLLPNQIAEVIEDLILEDKGWVVPEIQISPELFKLKRKKQN; the protein is encoded by the coding sequence GTGACCGTACAAAAAGTTGCTTTCGTTACTGGTGCTTCTCGAGGGATAGGACTTTCCATTTCCCAAATGTTAGTTAGATCGGGATACAAGGTTTATGGGATTTGTAAACATCCAGAAAAATGTGATTTTAAACATGATTTGTTCCAATTGATTGGATGTGATCTTTCTAATTCTAAAGAAATAGATCATTTAATGAACCAACAAATCCTTGAGAAAAAAGATATTAGTTTGTTGGTTCATAATGCTGGCCTTGCTTATTTTGCTCCTGTCGAAGAACTATCCTCTGAAAAAATTCGAGAGATGGTGAATCTTCATATAACAGCTCCTATGTTGCTAACAAGTCATTTCACTCGTATTCTAAAGCAGAACCAAGGTCGAATTATTTTTATTGGATCTGTTGCTGGAAAAGAAATTTCCCCTTGGGGGAATGTATATGCTTCCCTTAAAGCAGGGATCCATCATTACGCAAGAGAGTTATTTGCTGAACTTAGAAAGTTTGGTGTAAAAGTTCATTTGATCATCCCAGACATCACCAAAACGGATTTTTATAATTACTTAAACTTTGAACCTGATGATGATCCAAAATCATATTTGTTACCCAATCAGATTGCAGAAGTGATTGAAGATTTGATCCTAGAGGATAAAGGCTGGGTGGTTCCGGAAATTCAAATTTCACCCGAACTATTTAAGTTAAAAAGAAAAAAACAGAACTAA
- a CDS encoding Crp/Fnr family transcriptional regulator produces MSIPKKDNRINIFDFVNTVPTKTFKRGEIIVREGEPSNEKMYFILSGSLSVGMGAPDQGNFHEVRKLSTGEFFGEIALISSHPRAMTVFIDSDRAQLGILDKQNLTRIANSNPMFVYALLQTYVERLIEAEQKLKDLTESSGGT; encoded by the coding sequence ATGTCCATTCCTAAAAAAGACAATCGAATCAACATCTTTGACTTCGTGAATACTGTCCCCACCAAGACATTCAAACGAGGGGAAATCATTGTCAGAGAAGGAGAACCATCTAACGAGAAGATGTATTTCATCTTAAGCGGATCTCTTTCTGTAGGGATGGGAGCACCCGACCAAGGAAACTTCCACGAAGTGAGAAAACTTTCCACTGGTGAATTTTTTGGTGAAATTGCGCTCATCTCAAGTCATCCAAGAGCGATGACTGTTTTTATAGATTCGGACCGTGCGCAACTTGGAATTTTAGATAAACAAAATCTAACTCGAATTGCAAATTCAAATCCAATGTTTGTTTATGCCCTTCTACAAACTTACGTAGAACGTTTGATTGAAGCAGAACAAAAACTAAAAGATCTAACGGAGTCAAGTGGTGGGACTTAA
- a CDS encoding helix-turn-helix transcriptional regulator has translation METRKVRILFLAFYVLSLIVWIAEEVFTLTNPSYFDRFRIIIATVESFIALSSFLVVFILYKELKAEAVENVHAKSQIHDLKRTNRILKNPELGFWAEAKAQMEEWKLSEAETEIAILLLRGFSQKQIAAVRKKSLRTIENQTASIYEKSSMRGKLEFISYFLTPLLPEED, from the coding sequence ATGGAGACTCGCAAAGTAAGAATTCTATTTTTAGCATTTTATGTTTTATCTCTCATCGTTTGGATCGCTGAAGAAGTTTTCACTTTAACAAATCCATCCTACTTTGATCGCTTTCGAATCATCATTGCTACGGTTGAATCCTTCATTGCACTCTCCTCCTTTCTTGTCGTCTTTATCCTCTACAAAGAACTAAAAGCTGAGGCTGTTGAGAATGTACATGCAAAATCCCAAATTCATGATTTAAAACGTACCAACAGAATCTTAAAAAATCCAGAACTCGGATTCTGGGCCGAGGCAAAAGCACAAATGGAAGAGTGGAAATTGTCAGAAGCCGAAACAGAAATCGCCATTCTGCTACTTCGTGGATTTTCCCAAAAACAAATTGCTGCCGTTCGGAAAAAAAGCCTCCGTACGATCGAAAACCAAACCGCATCCATCTACGAAAAATCTTCCATGCGAGGGAAATTAGAATTTATTTCTTACTTTCTAACTCCCCTTCTCCCCGAAGAAGACTAA
- a CDS encoding Crp/Fnr family transcriptional regulator produces MGLKESLAKLSMINIKRGEVLFKEGVPSNGAMFFLFEGQLDIYKQIEGKHIKLRSILPGEFFGEMAIINNSPRAASIVVVSETAKLGIINRTTFVQMGQESPEFLFLLLKKVIERLYETDGKIRAIKRKQDEDSIIAKVTTSPNDSAEEGDGTETPPDPFAENITPVGE; encoded by the coding sequence GTGGGACTTAAAGAATCTCTCGCAAAACTAAGTATGATCAATATCAAACGTGGAGAGGTGCTCTTTAAAGAAGGAGTCCCTTCCAACGGTGCTATGTTCTTTTTATTCGAAGGACAGTTAGATATATATAAACAAATCGAAGGGAAACATATCAAACTAAGAAGTATCCTGCCTGGTGAATTTTTTGGTGAGATGGCGATCATTAATAATAGCCCAAGGGCCGCATCCATTGTTGTAGTTTCGGAAACTGCAAAATTAGGAATCATCAATCGAACCACTTTTGTTCAGATGGGTCAGGAAAGTCCGGAGTTTCTTTTTTTATTACTGAAAAAAGTAATTGAAAGACTTTATGAAACCGATGGAAAAATCAGAGCCATCAAACGCAAACAAGACGAAGATTCAATCATTGCCAAGGTAACAACATCTCCAAACGATTCTGCTGAAGAAGGTGATGGAACAGAAACACCTCCAGATCCATTTGCAGAAAATATAACACCAGTCGGCGAGTGA
- a CDS encoding ankyrin repeat domain-containing protein, translating into MKQKLLTFSLLLLLVFSRSSFAEENITESIAITPVAPDMVQILSKGNLKEFETAITNGGDINASDESGKSLLVLAVEKNKPKQFEILLNHGADLNKRDLSGKTLLHYVVTSRFTNQIKTIVEKGADLNAYDADGNTALHVAILKSNLAVQKLLVESKADVNLRNNPRKSPIYLAFEKSKTDSITYLLQNGADINLPDLTGRTVVFVSIEQKNLKLLNLSLDSNANPNVEDTKSIRPIVFAIEKGFTQGLDVLLNRGADVNTKTPEGESLLFYAVEKKNLSAVSLLLKKGLAVDSKNLSGKTLFELALQKNDSNLLKLVLDAGANPNQLLSTNKNPLEESIESSKWSVTEILIQKNADLLTPNASGYLPIHLASRKSGQKTVEELVKKNVPVDVLNEKTGETSLALALENKQLGITKFLLSKKANPNHKQKDGASLVFSTIERKDAEGFKLLVAAGADLQMLNEEGENLITTVCKLDIDKKEQKFADETIKLLVTKSVNPNTKNKRGLSALHIALNRNRIETMSQLITLGADPNLTDNNGLTVLHKAVQKFLSSRENTQTESYKKLVLFLVERRANLNQQDKLGKTILSELAIQFDPGKSDSILELARVFVLNGGDSKLEDKTGKSPLEYAEDKRIPELIEIYRGL; encoded by the coding sequence ATGAAACAAAAACTTTTAACCTTTAGTTTACTCCTTTTACTTGTATTTTCCCGAAGTTCTTTTGCTGAAGAAAATATTACCGAATCCATTGCAATTACACCTGTGGCTCCCGACATGGTGCAGATTTTATCCAAAGGGAATCTTAAAGAATTTGAAACTGCTATAACCAATGGTGGTGATATCAATGCCAGCGATGAATCCGGAAAATCTCTCCTCGTTCTTGCTGTTGAAAAAAATAAACCCAAACAATTTGAAATCCTTTTAAATCATGGTGCTGACCTAAACAAAAGAGATTTATCCGGTAAAACATTATTACATTATGTAGTCACCTCTCGTTTCACAAATCAAATCAAAACTATAGTTGAAAAAGGGGCAGATCTAAATGCCTATGATGCCGATGGGAATACAGCCCTTCATGTGGCGATACTCAAATCTAATCTCGCTGTACAGAAGTTACTTGTTGAAAGTAAAGCCGACGTAAATTTAAGAAACAACCCAAGAAAGTCTCCTATCTATTTGGCATTTGAAAAATCAAAAACAGATTCTATAACTTATCTTCTTCAAAATGGAGCGGACATCAATCTCCCGGACCTTACAGGAAGGACTGTGGTTTTTGTGTCCATTGAACAAAAAAACTTAAAACTATTAAACCTAAGTTTGGATTCCAATGCAAATCCAAATGTGGAAGACACAAAGTCAATTCGACCCATTGTATTTGCCATTGAAAAAGGTTTTACGCAAGGTTTAGATGTTCTCTTAAACCGTGGTGCTGATGTAAATACCAAAACACCAGAAGGTGAATCCTTACTTTTTTATGCAGTAGAAAAAAAGAATCTATCTGCAGTGAGCTTACTACTTAAAAAAGGACTAGCTGTAGATTCCAAAAATTTAAGTGGAAAAACTTTATTTGAACTCGCATTACAAAAAAATGATTCTAATTTATTAAAATTAGTTTTGGATGCTGGTGCTAACCCGAACCAACTACTTTCTACAAACAAAAATCCTCTAGAAGAATCGATTGAATCATCCAAATGGTCGGTAACCGAAATTCTAATTCAAAAAAATGCAGATCTCTTAACACCGAATGCATCTGGTTACCTTCCCATTCATTTGGCTTCTAGAAAATCGGGACAAAAAACTGTCGAAGAATTAGTGAAAAAGAATGTTCCCGTTGATGTTTTAAATGAAAAAACTGGTGAAACTTCCCTTGCATTAGCTTTAGAAAACAAACAACTTGGAATCACAAAATTTCTTTTATCCAAAAAAGCCAATCCAAACCACAAACAAAAAGATGGGGCTAGTTTGGTTTTCTCAACCATCGAAAGAAAAGATGCAGAAGGATTTAAACTTTTGGTCGCAGCAGGGGCAGACCTGCAGATGTTAAATGAGGAAGGAGAAAACTTAATCACAACCGTTTGTAAATTAGACATTGATAAAAAAGAACAAAAGTTTGCTGATGAAACAATCAAGTTACTTGTTACAAAATCGGTAAACCCCAACACAAAAAACAAACGGGGGTTAAGTGCTCTTCACATCGCTCTGAATCGAAATCGAATCGAAACCATGTCTCAGCTCATTACCTTAGGTGCTGATCCTAACCTAACAGACAATAATGGTCTTACTGTTTTACACAAAGCAGTACAAAAGTTTCTCTCTTCTCGGGAGAACACACAAACAGAATCCTATAAGAAGTTAGTACTATTCCTAGTAGAAAGACGAGCGAACTTAAACCAACAAGACAAACTAGGGAAAACTATACTTTCCGAACTAGCAATCCAGTTTGATCCTGGTAAAAGTGATTCCATTTTGGAATTGGCGAGAGTTTTCGTTTTGAACGGCGGAGATTCTAAATTAGAAGATAAAACAGGAAAATCCCCTCTGGAATATGCAGAGGATAAGAGAATACCAGAACTGATTGAGATTTACCGCGGCCTTTAA